From the genome of Xylocopilactobacillus apis:
CTCCCTCAGAAATCAATTTAGTTGCTTGAATTAATTGATTTAATGGATTTAAAATCCGCCTTTTGATAAAACTTGTAATCACTATTAATAAAATTGAAACGTAAACTAGTAGAAAGAATGAGAAAATTCCAGCAACGTTAGTTTGAATAACAAAAGCCAGCAAGAATATAGGGATCGCACAAATTAAAATTACTAAAAATGAAATTTCGAAATTAATTTTCTTTTTCATTTAATTTTCCCGTCGAATCGATAACCGACACCTCTGACAGTAGTAATCGCATTGGTTTTAGGTAACTTTTCTCTAATTTTTTGAATCTGAATTACTACCGTATTGATATCACCATAACTGTCAAATTCCCAAACTTGATTATAAATTTGGTCTTTACTGATGACTTGTGCCGGATGATTGACCAGAAAATTCAGGACATCAAACTCTTTTGTGGTTAGCGTTACCAGTCGATCATTTTTTGAAACGGTTCTTGCAGTTCGATTAATCATTATATCGTTATATTGAACTATTGAAGATTTATGTGATTCCATATTGTAATTTTGACGCCGAAATTGTGATTCAATTCTTGCCATTAATTCTTTTAGTGAAAAAGGCTTAACGACATAGTCATCAGCTCCCAATTTTAGCCCCAAAACTCGATCAGTTTCGGTTTCTTTGGCACTGATAATGATTATTGGAACAATTGAAGTCATTCTAATTTTCTTTAAAATCTCTAATCCATTGATTTCAGGCAGCATTAAATCTAACAAAATTAAATCAGGCTTGTACTTGTTAAAAAATTCTAATGCTTGTCCGCCGTTACGGCAGATTTGAGATTCATAATTTTCTTTTTTAAGATAAAGCTCGATCATTTTAGAAAGATCAGAATTATCCTCAATAATTAAGACTTTAGATTTCAATTTTAATTCACGTCCCTTTTTTCAATCATAACAAATGCAAGCAGTGTCAGAATAAAAGCCCAACTAAACTGCACTATTAAGCCAGTTGACCCGCTCAAAAACAATTTTTGCGGATGATCTAAAAATAGATTCATTACTGCAAGATCTGGTAAATATTTGGCAAGTTTAGTTAATCCAAAAATCATCTGACTAAAGCCTAGAATCAATGAAAACATGATCGCCATTGACGCAGCCTGAGAACGAAGAATCACTGCTAGTGAGGCTGTAATCACCACAATTAAGGTCCAGCTAATCAGTATAATTAATGCACCGTGAGCCAATGACGCAGTCCAATGAATTTGATATTTAAACGCGCCAACTGCTAAACATATAATACTTGTTCCAAGTCCTGCCAACCAGCTAATCATTATTAAGATTAAGAATTTTGTTTTAAATAATTTAAACCTTGATGGCACTGTTATTAAACTCGTTCTCAACTGCGAGTGCATATATTCTTGCCCGATAAAAATGGATGTAAATACGGTAAGACCTGCTTGACCAATAAACAAATTACGTAAACTAATTGAAATTACTTCGTCTGCTGACAAATATCCTCCATGGAGAAATAAAATCAATGGTGCAATTATGATTGTTCCAATAAGTCCCAATACACACCAGATGTTGGAGAAAAATTTAATTATTTCACTGTGAATAATTTTCAATATTTCCCTCCTAAATCGAGCTTTTTCAACGAACATCCTGCTAATGCAAAAGTAATTATCAGCCAAATTAAGAGAATTGTAATGCCTTTGATCGGATTATGAATAGCCTGACTTGAAATTGAATTGACATAATCACCTGCTGCAACTGGCAAGTAATGACCCCACTCCCACTTTTCAGCAAGATACGCACCAAGATTATAAACTTGCGGAATCATAAATACTAAGGGAATTATCATCGTTTTAAAAAGAAATCCAATTCCAAAAGATAACGTCGTTAAAAGCGTCCAATTTATTGTCGTTAGTCCAATATACTTCCAAGTAACTGAACTGAGAATTATTGGATTTAAGCCTTGTTTTCCGAGTTCTAAATGTTCGACCGCGATTGTCAGATAAATTGAAATTAAAGAAACTATTGCTGTTAAAATCAGGAAAGATAAAATTTTTGAAACAAATAAAGTTAAACGTTTATTTTCTGACAGCAGAGAGATTCTCAAATTATGATTTTTAAATTCAATTGCTCCGATAATTGATCCCATGACAACCATTGGCATGATGCCAAACATTGCAGAGTCAAATCCAATGTAATTAAGCGGGGGGATTGCTTCAATTAATTTTGAATTAGTAGCAGGAGTTGCATGAAGTCCTATTGCTGCAAAATTTCTTGCCTCCAACATTCCTAGAAGCGGCTGCAGGAAAATCACTAAACCAACAACGATCCACCAAATTCGATTGGAAATTATTTTTAACAATTCCGTTTTAATTGATTTCATACTGACTCTCGCCTTCTGTTAAGGAGAAGAAAACATCTTCTAAAGATTTAAGATTAGGCATTATTTCATGTAATTCACCTGCTAGAACAATTTTTCCTTTTTTAATAATTATTACATCATCTGCCACTGCTTCAATCTCCGAAAGGTAGTGTGACGATAGGAGAACGGTTTTGCCACAATCGGCCTGTATTCTAATAAAAGTTCTAAACCATTTAATTCCTTGGGGATCCAAGCCATTTGTTGGCTCATCAAAAATTAAGAATTGCGGGTCTCCTAAAAGTGTAATTGCAATGCCTAATCTCTGCCCTTCTCCTAGAGATAAAGTCCCAAGTTTTGCATGTATTTTGCTTGTTAACTGAACCAGAGATAAAACATCATATATTCTTTTGGTCGAGATTCCATTACTGACAGCAATTATCTTAAGATGAGTCTTAACAGTGCGATTCGGATTTCCGCCAATGCCGTCAAATGCAACACCGACTCTCTTTAAAGGATCTGTAATTTGTTGGTAGGTTTGTTGTCCAAAAACTGCAGTTCCTGATTTTGCGTGATCAAGTCCCAAAAGAATCCGTAAGGTGGAACTTTTCCCCGCTCCATTAGGTCCGAGAAATGCAGTCACGCGGCCGGGTCTTGCGGTGAGAGTTATATGATCTAAGATCTGTTTTTGTCCGTGATTCTTACACACGTCTGAAATTGTAATTGTATTGTTTTCCAATTTATTTTGACTCCCTTCGTTGATGACAAAAGTCTAACAAGCCAAAATAAAAAGCCCATAAAGGGCAAATAAAGTTTTGATAAAGAAAAAAAATACCCTGCTGCAACATTTACAACAGGGAAATCTTTATTTCGCATCGGATTTTCGATACTTTATTAAATAAATAACAATCATCAGAATTTCAAAGCCTAGACCAATCATAATTGACGCTCTGGTTTCAGGATTAAAGAACATAAAAATCACGATTGCTACTAGTAAAACTAAAGCAACATAATTAATCCACGGAGCTCCGGGAAGCCTAAACGGATGGTCAACAAGCTCTTCTTCATGGCGTTTTATAAAACCTAAATGGCTAATTAGAATAACAAACCATGGAACCATTCCAGGAAGCACACTCGCACCAAAGACGAGCACAAACATATCTGCTGCAGATTTAAAGAACAACGGTAAAGCATAATTAATGAGACTTCCTAACAAAATTCCTAAAATTATTGCCATGACTGGCCAATACGGAATTTTACGCTTTGAAACTTTGTTAAAACTCTTTGGTAAATATCCATTTTCCGATAAGGTGTACATCATCCGGCTCGAACTAAAAACTCCTGAGTTACAGCCCGATAACGCGGCAGTTAAAACCACAAAGTTAATGATTCCAGCCGCAAAGGTGATTCCGACTTTCGCAAATGTTTTAACAAATGGCGAGCCAATATTACCCATTTGATTCCAAGGATAAATTGCCAAAATCACAAAAATTGCTCCGACGTAGAGAACCATTACTTTTAATACAATTGATCTAATAGATTTAATAACACTATCTTTCGCATTATCAGCCTCTCCAGCTGTAATTCCAACAATTTCTACCCCTTGGTATGAGGCAATTACCATTGAAAGAGAAAACATAAATCCTTTAACTCCACCAGTGAAAAAACCACCGTGTTTCCATAAATTACCGATTCCAAGCGGTTTGCCATGATTGCCTAGTCCAAAAAGGATTACTAAAAGTCCAAGGATAAACATAACAATAATTGTGAGAACTTTAATTAAAGAAAGCAAAGATTCTAACTTTCCATAAATCTTCACTGAAGCGAGATTGGCTAGACCTAAAATCAAAACAACGATAAAGCTCGTAATCCAAGTTGGATAATTAGGCCACCAGTACTGCAAATACTGACCAATCGCAATTACTTCACTAATTCCAATCATTACCCACTGAAAAATGTTACTCCATGCTGTTAGAAAACCGGCGCCCGGATGAATATAGTCAGAAGCAAAATCAGCAAATGACCCAGTGATCGGTCTTAAATACATCATTTCACCTAAAGCTCTCATGATGATATAAATAAGAATCCCGGAAAATGTATAGGACAAAAGAATTGACGGACCAGTCCACTGAATTGCTGCTGCTGAACCCATAAAGAGTCCAACACCAATGGTCCCGCCAATTGCGATCATCTGCATCTGAAATGATGACAAAGTACTTCCTAATTTTCGCTTTTCCATAAAAGTCCCCTTTAAGATAGATAAGCAAAATTTTAACGGATTTTATACCTTTCTGTAAAGTAATTATTTAGTGAATTCAGAAGTTAGATAGTGTTTCCCCGCTGATAAATCATATTGAACTAATTGATAATCATATAAAATTTGCTTTTGTTTTTTAGTTAGAATGCTTTGACTAACCAATTTGTGATCTTTTTGAGAAACTAATTGAATTTGTGTCCTAACAACGTTGGCACTTTCTTTTGTAAGCATATTTGTCGTAATAATCGGTAATTCATTAGTAACTTCATTCATCAAGACATAATAAGGACTGACTTTAAAATTTGCGGCATTATATGCTACGTTACTAAAAGCATAAGGGCCAACTAAACTTGGTGCTGCATCTTTATTTAACTTTAAGTGATTGGACCAAATGAAATATGGAGTCTCGTGCATTAGAATTCCATCTTTATTAAAGTCAGCATGTTCATAAATGCCTGGCAGATGATCGCCATAAAATATTACAATAACATTCTTCTTAACGTTTTTGAGCTGATTAATGAGTTTTTTATTTGCTTGATCAGTTAAATTAACACCTTCAGCAAAAGTTTCAATTTGTTGCCTTTCACTTTTAGAAATTTTACCTTTAGCCTTAAAATTATTGTTTGGATAGTATTCAGCAGAATACGGTACATGATTTTGCATTGTTATAACATGATAAAAAGTATTGCCGCGATTTTCTTTTACTTGGTTGACTACATCTTTATAGACAGCATCATCAGAGATATATGGATTTTTTTGAGCGGTTGTTTTATACGGAAAATGATCAGGTCCATCTTGCGTATAAAATTTTGAAAAGCCAAACTTCTTCAACACCATTTTCCGATTGTACAAATTACTGCTGTAAGGATGAATTGCAATACTGTCTTTAAATAAGTTATTTACAGTATAAGGAGCCTGCATTTTTGGAACTAGCTGAGTATATGGCGTTGTTAAAGTCATCGAATAATTCCCCAAAGCAAGACTCGTCAAAGCTTGAAATTCCATATTAGCAGTCCCGCCGCCATAACCATTACTAATCATCGTCCCGCTAGGATTACTCTTCATTATGCTATGAGTAAAAGGCAGCGGATCAGAATTTAATTTGATTCCTTTTACATGGTTTGGATCACTGAAACTTTCACTTAAAACCATGACTATATCAGTGTTTCCAATCGATTTACGTTTCTTATTAATCTTTGATGATTTCTGCTCATATTTTTTAGCAAGTCTCTGCATGGTTTCCTTTGAATATCCATCCGGCTTTTCCATCGTTTTGGTATTAATGTAGTTAACAAAATTGAGAATTGGACCGTTACGTTTAACTCCCCATACCGGATCCCAGTAAAAAGGATCATTATTTAAGGCAACACTCATTTTGTGAACTGGACTATTACTGAAACTAATCGAGACAAAGCCAACACTTACAATCAAAGAAAGAATAAATGTAATTAAGCGAGACTTCCTACTCTGAAAAAAATGAAGCTGTTTTTTACGAAATACTAATATACATAAGCCGACAACAACGACCACGCCAAATACAATTAATAGAATGTCTTTAATCGTAATCATATGAATCAATTGAGGAAGCGAGTTGGCCATTCTCAGATCTCCAGGCAAAAATGGTTCATTTCTTAAAACAATTTTGATGTGATTAATAAAAGCAAAAATCACACTAAGCAAAAGTGCAATCGCCGTACTGAGCCAGTTTAAATTAGTTATAGAAAGTAATAAGAGATAAACCCCAACAACAAAAATAAAGGTTATGATTTTAAGACCGATAAGAGAATTAAAGAATGGTAGTACTGATCGAAAGTCTGACATACTGACAAAAGAAGAAAGAAAAATCATGTAATAAGATATTAGACTAACTATTAAAACTTGTAAAAATTGTAGTAATCTTTTCTTCAAAAAAAAACGGCTCCCATCAATATAGATGTAAACCATTATACTACCTGTAAAAAGGTTATTTTAATAATTTTTCTAAATTCCAAGTCGCCTTAACATATAATTTACAAAATCCATCATTTCTTCTGAATACTCCATCACTTCATTACCTTCATATTCGTTAAGTGCTAGCTGGATTACTTCTTTAAACTTAATTGGAACATTTTGTTGAGCCCAAATTCCGCCGTCTTTCTTCGACAGTAACAAAGTTTTTTCTTTAAAGGCAAGTGCACGACATAAATTTAGAATCGTATACATTGGTTGATTTTTAATAGAAATTTTTGAATCTTTTATATCCCAAACAATACTATTCCAATAATCTTCTTCAGAAACATTTGAAAATACTTTGCTTATCGGACTTCCAACTAATACTTGACCAAAAGATTTAATAACAGCCAAATGTGCTATTAGATCTTCATCAGATCCTTTCATATCCCTAATGTAAGCTTTAGGATTTTTCTGATATTCAGCTAAATGAGTGGGAGAAAAATGAAAATCAAAAAGTGGAGGTTTATGATAACGTCTGGCTTCCTTCATTAGCATCACATGAAATTCAATCCCTTTTTTGGGCGCGAACTTTGACCATGATTTAATTAAATCTTTCATGATAAGTTGTTTTTCCTGCTCAGTTAAAGGAAATTTTACAACAATCAGAAAGTCCAAATCAGAAACTTCTGATCGATAACTTCCTAAAACCAACGACCCGTGCAAATAGACCCCAATCAAATTATCTTTTAAAATTTCTTGAGAGCTATCTCTAATTTTAGTTAATAACGTTTCTGTTTTTTGATCCAATCTTAGATCCACGTATGATTAATATGAATATAAATCTTTTTGGCAATTTCCATCGTTATCGCATAAGCAATAATGATTGCTGCAAACCAACCCCAATAAGCTACTGGTAATTTTGCAAAATTGAAGGCTGAACGCAGCGGACTAAGAATTATAACCAAACCGATTAAAAGGGTCGCGATTCCTGATAAAATTACTGGTTTTGAAGGTCGGCTTTGAATAAAAGGGATTTTTTTCGTTCTAATCAGCCAGACGACAATCGTTTGCGTGGTCAGTCCGACCATAAACCACCCAGTTTGAAAAATATGCTGCTGACCTACAGTATTAGCCCCCAAGAAAAACCACATTACAATAAACGTCATAATATCAAAAATACTACTGACAGGTCCAATACAAAGCGTAAACTTCAGCAATCCGCTAATTCCCCATTGAACTGGTTTTTCTAAGTCCTCTGAATCAACATGATCCCAGGGAACTGATGTTTGAGCTAAATCATAAAGCAGATTTTGAACTAAAATTTGAATCGACATCATCGGAAGAAACGGTAAAAAAGCACTCGCAATCAACATTGAGAATACATTTCCAAAGTTTGAACTAACAGAGAGTTTAATGTATTTCATAATATTGCAGAAATCTTTACGTCCCTCAATTACCCCAGTTTCTAAAATATTAAGACTCTTTTCCAGCAAGATAATTGAACTTGCATCTTTCGTAATATCAGCGGCAGTATCAACAGAAATTCCGACATCTGCTTTTCGAAGCGAAGGTGCATCGTTAATCCCATCTCCCATATATCCAACTGTGTGCCCTGCTTTTTGAAGCGATTGAATAATTCTTAATTTTTGCATTGGATTTAGTTTTGCAAAAAGATTAATATGTTCAATTTTTTGACCAAGTTCATCATCTGACAGCTGATCAATTTGACTGCCGAGTAAAAATTCATTAGCAGGAATGCCTACTTCTGTACATACTTTCTGAGCGACAATTGCATTATCACCTGTTAGAACCTTAACTGTGACACCGTGTTGATGGAGAGATTTAATTGCAGGTTTTGCAGTATCCTTAGGTGGATCGAGAAATCCCATAAAACCTACTAATACCATATTGCTCTCATCTTTAACCGAATACGACGGCGTCGTATGCGCATCTTTTTTATAAGCTACGGTTAAAACTCTCATGCCCTCTTTATTCATTTGAGTTGATACATCAGTCATTTTTTGTCTCAAATCATCAGTAAGCGGAACTTCTTTACCATCAATCAAAGCCGAATCACAAATAGCTGCCATTTCTTCGTCAGCTCCTTTGGTAACCATAATTTGATGATTATCTTGTTCCACGATAACTGAAAGGCGTCGTCTTGAAAAATCAAAAGGAATTTCGTCAATCTTTTTAATTGTGCTTTTTTCGGTAAATCCTTTTTCCTGATAAAAGTTCACGATTGCTTGGTCCATCAAATCTTTCCAACCAGTCTGATAGTTAGCATTAAGATAAGCAATTTCTAAGACATGGTCATCTGGATTTCCCATTGGATTTAAATGTGATACCAAAACAACTCGATTTTCGGTGATTGTTCCAGTTTTATCAGTACATAGCACATCCATGCTTCCTAAATTTTGAATTGAGGGGAGCTCTTTAATAATTACTTTATTTTTAGAAAGAGTGACTGCCCCTTTTGCTAAATTAGTAGTCACAATCATTGGAAGCATTTCCGGAGTTAAGCCAACAGCAACTGCGATTGCAAAGAAAAATGCTTCGCTCCAATTACCTTTAGTCAATCCATTAATCAGGAAAACGGTCGGAAATAAAACGACAATAATTCTAATTAGTAACTTACTAACCCGACTAATTCCAATGTCAAAAGCAGTTTTCCCGCGTTTACTGGTAGAAGTCTTTCCAATGTCACCAAAGAAGGTATTTTGCCCAGTCTTTAAAATTACTGCTTTGCCCTGACCGCTAATAACATCGGTTCCCATAAAAACTAAGTTTTTAAGATCAAGTGCCGATTCATTAGAATCTTCTGTAGAAGTTTGTGCAATTTTTTCAACGGGCATTGACTCGCCAGTCAAAGACGACTGATTAACAAATAAGTCCTTAGTCCATATCAAAAAGGCATCGGCAGGAATCATATCACCTGTTTTTAGACTTACCATGTCCCCTGGTACCACATCGCTCATTGAAATCTCAACAATTTTACCATCTCTAGTAATTGCCGTTGTGTTTTCAATCATTTTCTTTAAAGAAAGGCTAGCTTTTTGCGAGCGATATTGTTGAACAAAAGTAATAATGGCACTCGCAATTATCATCACCGCCATTACAGTACCAGCGCTCGGATCACCTGTAATGTAAGAAACTATCATTAAAAAAGCCAGCACGATCACAAAAGGATCCTCTAGACCTTTGATAAATAGTAACCATGCTGGTGTTGGTTTTTCAGCATTAATCTTATTCGGCCCATCTTCTTCAAGTCTTTTTTGAGCTTCCTGAGAAGAAATCCCATTTTCATTAGTTTTTAATTTATCGAAAACTTGTTGAGTTGCCAGTAAACCTAATTTTTTTAATTCCTGTTCCTTAGTTTCCTTTATATTTTTCAACTTAATTACCTTCAAATTAATTAATAAACTTATATCACCTAATATACTCTTATTTTATAAAAATAGAGACGCATTAAAGCATCTCTTTAAAACTTTAATTTTTCAATTTCATTTTTCCGTCCATGATTTCATAAATATGATCAGAATAATCTTGTAATCTTAAATCATGAGTAACGATCACAATTGTTTTATCTCTTTTTTTCGCCTCTGAATGAAACATTTCCCCGACAATTTTTACATTTGGTGAATCGAGAGCTGCGGTCGGTTCATCTGCAAAAACAATCGCTGGATCTGGATAAAGCGCACGGGCTATCGAGACTCTTTGAGCTTGTCCACCGGACAATTCTGAGGGATATTTATTAACAAAATCTGAAATCCCCAATTCATCTAACAACTCTTCCAATTCTTTTTCAGTTAGATTACCGCTTTTTTTAACTTTATCAACAAACTCAAATTGTTCTTTCACTGTAAGATAAGGAACTAAATTGTATGATTGAAGAACGAAACCAATTTTATTTAACCTAACCTCTTCTTTCTTACGACTGGAAAGTTTATCCATCGAATGACCATCAATTTCAACAGTTCCAGACGTTGGCGACTGTAAGCCCCCTGCAATTGTTAGAAATGTGCTTTTCCCAGAACCAGAAGGACCTAGAACTAAACTGACCTCTCCTTTTTCTGCTGAAAAATCAACACTTTTCAAAGCCTCAACTTTACTAGTTCCAGTCCCGAATGTTTTATTAATATTCTTCAACGTAATTACCGACATTTTTCTCTCCTTAATCTATTAACTGAATTGGATCTACTTTTCGAATCAAATGAACAGGTATTAATGACCCGATAACCCCTGTCAAAAGCATCCCTGCAGTTACACCAGCTAAAGATGAATAATCCATTGCAACAGGTACTGCGCTCGGCAGAAACTTCACTGTAATTAGAGTGATAATCGCACCGGCAATAATTCCAATTGCAACAATTAAAACTGCTTGACTGATTGTATTAATGATTAAAGTATGAGCTGGAATTCCCTGAGCTCTTAAGACACCATAATTGGGTAATTTTTGAATTGTTAGAATATAGAGAAAAATAGCAATTACAACCATTGAAATTATCATTAAAAAGGCAATCATAAATGTAAAAGTTAAATTTTGAGCTGAATATCCTGGTAATTTAACAATAAATTTACTGACCGGATAAGCCTTTAGACCTGATTCTTTAACGTTAAAATCTTTCGATGTTGAAACGATTCCGCTTGCTTTAAAAGTTTGAGGCAGGCTCTTTAAAGTTCTCCAAGTTGACAATGTCCCGTATAAAACTGGCGCAATATCTAATTTAGCATTTTTAGTAAACCCGACAATCTGATATTTTTTAGTACTTGAACTTAGCTTAATTTCATCGTTTAACTTATAACCATTATTTTTTAAAGTATCATCAGCAACAAGCTCGTTATCATTTTCAACCTTGCGTCCCGATTCAATCTTCACTTTGTCATAAATATCACTATCCTTTTCAACACCGATAAATTGGGTCGAAACACTTTTATGCCCTGATTGTTTTGCAATTACCGGTGTTTGTCCAACGTAGCTTTCATGATTTGATAAATTAAGATCCTTACTTTGCGAAGTTGTAATTAATGATTGAGTTAAGCTCACATTAGCATCTTTATTCAATACAATAGTTTGTGTATCCCATGATTCAATTGCTTGCGTATTTTGCGCTGCAAGTCCCGTGGCTAATCCACTTAAAAAATAAACTAGATAACTTATCAGCATCACCATGCCAATGATTAAACCATAACGTAATTTTTCGTGCTTAATTTCTTTAATTGCTAGAAACATTATTATCCCTCTAACTTAATTATTGATTTTTTAAAATGTTCTAAAATCGTGCTTTTTAAATCTGGCATTAAAAAGTACTGCCGGATTGTTTCGTGACTGAGAGTTGTTGCTGCCCAATTAAACATCGATCCTTTAACTAGTCTTCTCTCAGAACTAAAATCGATTCCTACATCTATTAATCTTTCGTTTTCCAAAAAGTACCTTTTAATAAACAAAAAATATTTATCATCTTCTTTCGTTTCAATAAAGTTCTTTACAAATTTAAAATAATCATCTCCTTTTAAATTTTCGAAATGTCTAATTTCAACACCCGTATGAACTTTCTGCATTACAATTGAAAATAAATAGCGATAAGAATCTTTGAGATCGTCAAAATAACTATAAAAAGCGCCCCTTGAAATATGAGCCAAAACAATAATCCGGGCCACTTGAGCATTAGCCAGCGAATAGTTAGAAAACTCTTCTAATAGTGCATTAGTAATATTTACTCTTTTCTCTTCTTTGAGATTTTTAAAAGTTTTTGAAGGCATTTTATCTCTTTTCAATTATGACACTGTGTCATTTTAAAATCATTCTAATCTATTAATTAATTACTGTCAAGATAAGTCATTCTGAAATAATAAAAAAAGTCCATTCATTTCTGAACGAACTTATTAAATATTTTTTTATAAAGAGTTTGATCTTTATTAGGTGTATATCTAATCAAATAGTAAACATACTTTTTATCAGACTAATAAATGTTAATCATCATTAGTATTGATTTCAGCGTTAACGTTTTTCTTTTAAAAATAAAACCTTTTAATTGTTTTGGGTTAGTTTAGTTTGCTCTTAAATACTATATAATAACGATTAAATAACACTATGAAAAAAGTAATTAACTGTAACTTTAATTCTCAAAAACTACTTCACTACTTTTTTTGATCTTTTCCGTTCTTTTTACTGTCTCTTAAATAGCTAATGACCCCACTAACAACGATAATAATGCCGGCGATCATAAAAGTATAATAGAAAATTGGAGATTTTGAATTAAATGTTGGGCTAATCATAGTGATGAAAAAGCCCCCAGCAATTGCCAATAAATCTTTTTTTAACTGTGAATCCATCGTTTTTAACCCTGATTTAATTCTTCAGGATTAACCTTATTAGCTGCCTTAACAAATGGAATATAGATACCAAAGCCAATTATCGCATTTATCAACTGCAGAACTGGTGCGCGCCAATCAAAAGTAGCAAATATTGAGTTGATAAAGATTGGCATTGACCAAACATATTGATACTTAATTGGTGAAACAAGACCCACGCTTAAAGCAAAGTAAGCAATTGTAACCATCACAACTGGTGCAATGACAAACGGAATAAAGTAAAGCGGATCTAAAACAATCGGCAACCCAAACATTGCAGGTTCATTAATGTTAAAGACCCCAGGACCAATGGACATTTTCGCTACCGCCCTTTGATCATCACGAGTACTGAACATCAAAATTGCTATTAAAAGCAAAAGTGTAGATCCAGCGCCACCAATCCAAGCATAAAGGTCAAAAGCATTACGAGTCCAGAAGTATGGCAATTTCTGACCAGCCTTAGCCGCAGCAATATTTGATAATTGCGCTGTTAACCAAATCGAATCCAAAATTGGTCCTAAAACGTTTGTCCCGTGGATTCCAAAGAACCAGAAAACTTGAACCAAAACAGTCATTAACAAGACGGCTCCATAACCTTGAGACATTTTCAAAAGTGGTGCTTGAA
Proteins encoded in this window:
- a CDS encoding response regulator transcription factor is translated as MKSKVLIIEDNSDLSKMIELYLKKENYESQICRNGGQALEFFNKYKPDLILLDLMLPEINGLEILKKIRMTSIVPIIIISAKETETDRVLGLKLGADDYVVKPFSLKELMARIESQFRRQNYNMESHKSSIVQYNDIMINRTARTVSKNDRLVTLTTKEFDVLNFLVNHPAQVISKDQIYNQVWEFDSYGDINTVVIQIQKIREKLPKTNAITTVRGVGYRFDGKIK
- a CDS encoding ABC transporter permease; its protein translation is MKIIHSEIIKFFSNIWCVLGLIGTIIIAPLILFLHGGYLSADEVISISLRNLFIGQAGLTVFTSIFIGQEYMHSQLRTSLITVPSRFKLFKTKFLILIMISWLAGLGTSIICLAVGAFKYQIHWTASLAHGALIILISWTLIVVITASLAVILRSQAASMAIMFSLILGFSQMIFGLTKLAKYLPDLAVMNLFLDHPQKLFLSGSTGLIVQFSWAFILTLLAFVMIEKRDVN
- a CDS encoding ABC transporter permease, which translates into the protein MKSIKTELLKIISNRIWWIVVGLVIFLQPLLGMLEARNFAAIGLHATPATNSKLIEAIPPLNYIGFDSAMFGIMPMVVMGSIIGAIEFKNHNLRISLLSENKRLTLFVSKILSFLILTAIVSLISIYLTIAVEHLELGKQGLNPIILSSVTWKYIGLTTINWTLLTTLSFGIGFLFKTMIIPLVFMIPQVYNLGAYLAEKWEWGHYLPVAAGDYVNSISSQAIHNPIKGITILLIWLIITFALAGCSLKKLDLGGKY
- a CDS encoding ABC transporter ATP-binding protein; the protein is MENNTITISDVCKNHGQKQILDHITLTARPGRVTAFLGPNGAGKSSTLRILLGLDHAKSGTAVFGQQTYQQITDPLKRVGVAFDGIGGNPNRTVKTHLKIIAVSNGISTKRIYDVLSLVQLTSKIHAKLGTLSLGEGQRLGIAITLLGDPQFLIFDEPTNGLDPQGIKWFRTFIRIQADCGKTVLLSSHYLSEIEAVADDVIIIKKGKIVLAGELHEIMPNLKSLEDVFFSLTEGESQYEIN
- a CDS encoding FUN14 domain-containing protein; the protein is MRNKDFPVVNVAAGYFFSLSKLYLPFMGFLFWLVRLLSSTKGVKINWKTIQLQFQTCVRITDKNRS
- a CDS encoding amino acid permease; this translates as MEKRKLGSTLSSFQMQMIAIGGTIGVGLFMGSAAAIQWTGPSILLSYTFSGILIYIIMRALGEMMYLRPITGSFADFASDYIHPGAGFLTAWSNIFQWVMIGISEVIAIGQYLQYWWPNYPTWITSFIVVLILGLANLASVKIYGKLESLLSLIKVLTIIVMFILGLLVILFGLGNHGKPLGIGNLWKHGGFFTGGVKGFMFSLSMVIASYQGVEIVGITAGEADNAKDSVIKSIRSIVLKVMVLYVGAIFVILAIYPWNQMGNIGSPFVKTFAKVGITFAAGIINFVVLTAALSGCNSGVFSSSRMMYTLSENGYLPKSFNKVSKRKIPYWPVMAIILGILLGSLINYALPLFFKSAADMFVLVFGASVLPGMVPWFVILISHLGFIKRHEEELVDHPFRLPGAPWINYVALVLLVAIVIFMFFNPETRASIMIGLGFEILMIVIYLIKYRKSDAK
- a CDS encoding LTA synthase family protein, which translates into the protein MKKRLLQFLQVLIVSLISYYMIFLSSFVSMSDFRSVLPFFNSLIGLKIITFIFVVGVYLLLLSITNLNWLSTAIALLLSVIFAFINHIKIVLRNEPFLPGDLRMANSLPQLIHMITIKDILLIVFGVVVVVGLCILVFRKKQLHFFQSRKSRLITFILSLIVSVGFVSISFSNSPVHKMSVALNNDPFYWDPVWGVKRNGPILNFVNYINTKTMEKPDGYSKETMQRLAKKYEQKSSKINKKRKSIGNTDIVMVLSESFSDPNHVKGIKLNSDPLPFTHSIMKSNPSGTMISNGYGGGTANMEFQALTSLALGNYSMTLTTPYTQLVPKMQAPYTVNNLFKDSIAIHPYSSNLYNRKMVLKKFGFSKFYTQDGPDHFPYKTTAQKNPYISDDAVYKDVVNQVKENRGNTFYHVITMQNHVPYSAEYYPNNNFKAKGKISKSERQQIETFAEGVNLTDQANKKLINQLKNVKKNVIVIFYGDHLPGIYEHADFNKDGILMHETPYFIWSNHLKLNKDAAPSLVGPYAFSNVAYNAANFKVSPYYVLMNEVTNELPIITTNMLTKESANVVRTQIQLVSQKDHKLVSQSILTKKQKQILYDYQLVQYDLSAGKHYLTSEFTK